In Ascaphus truei isolate aAscTru1 chromosome 5, aAscTru1.hap1, whole genome shotgun sequence, one genomic interval encodes:
- the LOC142494647 gene encoding uncharacterized protein LOC142494647, which translates to MVVSNSTVAPEGHVSPETEQVSSPGSASSTHLEEHDEEDFDDDDDDDDDDDAADIDTQIQASDHEEVPIETVLPPKRPANTTYDAIVASEGKIVEAENHRHSDLMTVLERMIALQEETVSQLAHLHRVFIEVPKQLQKINISFEALVVQQTQANYWRMTNVPQFNTSQPGSVHAGQFSPHSSDIHSPGPNVTGQVADIAVQVPDDILPLPSVQIQQQTPTKEATKTKQDTHETDQPSLVQCLPTCSHVSVGTSPVREQSLPKSPVGESLPKSPVGESLPKSPVGESLPKSPVGESLPKSPVGESLPKSPVGESLATSPVGESLATSPVGEQSLPKSPVGESLATSPAREVPEATQSGSVVPKVGGKRKRKIQETTSRPVTRSQKEQKK; encoded by the exons ATGGTAGTGAGCaacagcacag ttgcccctgaaggacatgtgtcacctgagacggaacaagtgtcttcacctgggtcagccagctcaacacacctagaag aacatgatgaagaggattttgatgatgatgatgatgatgatgatgatgatgatgccgccgacatagacacacaaatacaagcaagtgaccatgaagaggttccaattgaaactgttttaccgccaaaacgtccagcaaataccacatatgatgcaattgtagcttctgagggaaaaattgtggaagcagaaaatcatcgccattctgacctgatgacagtgctggaaaggatgattgcactgcaggaagaaacagtttcacaattggcacatctccacagagtcttcattgaagtgcctaaacagttgcaaaaaatcaacatctcattcgaagcattagttgttcagcaaacacaagctaattactggagaatgactaatgtaccacaattcaacacctcccagccaggatctgttcatgcaggtcagttttcaccacattcatctgatattcattcaccaggcccaaatgttaccggtcaagtagcagacattgctgtgcaggttcctgatgacatcctaccgctgccatctgtacaaattcagcagcagacacctacaaaggaggcgacaaaaacaaaacaagacacacatgaaacagaccaaccatcacttgtgcagtgtctaccaacttgctcacatgtgtcagtgggcacaagccctgtccgtgaacagtcactacccaaaagccctgtaggtgagtcactgcccaaaagccctgtaggtgaatcgctgcccaaaagccctgtaggtgaatcgctgcccaaaagccctgtaggtgaatcgctgcccaaaagccctgtaggtgaatcactgcccaaaagccctgtaggtgagtcactggccacaagccctgtaggtgagtcactggccacaagccccgtaggtgaacagtcactgcccaaaagccctgtaggtgagtcactggccacaagccctgcccgtgaagtgccagaggccactcaaagtggctctgttgtgcctaaagttggtggcaaaagaaaaaggaaaattcaagagacaacaagcaggcctgttactcgctcgcaaaaggaacaaaaaaaataa